The proteins below are encoded in one region of Elusimicrobiaceae bacterium:
- a CDS encoding metallophosphoesterase, whose product MGFFAVAGLILLIMQIVIGIWFYFSFPSLGWKIPSLLVPFSLTLLMLFTLSYTRSHYGFWEKIAYYLAYTWAGLVFIFFFIILAFILLQALCALFHWQSKTFITYSSMATLSVVMVLSMLGGIKPPVIKHVEISMPHAPQMKIAVLSDAHLGVGVSVDRFKKALNKISQENPDAVFVLGDLFEYGPHRQQYAQALADLKTKYGTFGVLGNHEYYVGLEKSLEFYKQANIHLLDNKIHLLPNGLEIIGVNDILTSRVQASQLENLLKNSHPDRARVLLSHQPLLTHVAAAYQIPLMLSGHTHNGQIFPFNFFVKLRYKYIYGRYNLSDKSQLYVTSGMFYWGMPLRFLTTAEIPLLHIKNHD is encoded by the coding sequence ATGGGGTTTTTTGCAGTAGCCGGCTTAATTCTGCTCATCATGCAAATAGTTATTGGGATTTGGTTTTATTTTTCCTTTCCTTCTTTAGGCTGGAAAATCCCCTCGCTGCTTGTACCTTTTTCATTAACTTTACTAATGCTGTTTACCCTATCCTATACACGCAGCCACTATGGTTTTTGGGAGAAAATCGCCTATTATTTGGCATATACGTGGGCTGGTCTTGTGTTTATCTTCTTTTTCATTATTTTGGCCTTTATCTTATTACAAGCCTTATGTGCCCTTTTCCACTGGCAGAGCAAAACATTCATTACATATAGCAGTATGGCGACATTGAGTGTAGTGATGGTTCTTTCCATGCTGGGTGGAATCAAACCCCCTGTGATAAAGCATGTGGAGATTTCTATGCCACATGCTCCTCAAATGAAAATTGCCGTTTTATCTGATGCGCATTTAGGGGTAGGAGTATCTGTTGATCGATTTAAAAAGGCTTTGAACAAAATTTCTCAAGAAAATCCGGATGCCGTTTTCGTGTTGGGAGATTTGTTTGAGTATGGTCCTCATCGGCAGCAATACGCACAGGCTTTGGCTGATTTAAAAACAAAATACGGAACGTTTGGCGTATTGGGAAATCATGAATATTATGTAGGGTTAGAAAAATCCCTCGAATTTTACAAACAGGCCAACATTCACCTTTTGGACAACAAAATACACCTCTTACCCAATGGGTTGGAAATTATCGGAGTTAATGATATCCTTACCTCTCGAGTGCAAGCCTCTCAATTAGAAAATTTGTTAAAAAACTCTCACCCCGATCGCGCGCGAGTTTTATTAAGTCATCAACCCTTGCTAACACACGTGGCTGCAGCGTATCAAATTCCGTTGATGCTTAGCGGCCACACACATAATGGGCAAATATTCCCCTTTAATTTCTTTGTAAAATTAAGATATAAATATATATACGGCCGGTACAATCTTTCTGACAAATCCCAATTGTATGTGACGTCAGGAATGTTTTACTGGGGAATGCCTTTACGTTTCTTAACAACAGCGGAAATTCCGCTTTTGCATATAAAAAATCATGATTAA